In the genome of Candidatus Omnitrophota bacterium, the window AAGCGTGTGGCCGTGCCGTGGGTGCAACCGCGGACCAAGCGCATCATGTTTTCCGAACTGCGAGATCCGGCGATGGACCTCGCCCCCGGCGCGTTTCGGGTGTGGGAGCCTCGTCCATCGGCCCGGCGTCCAATTCCCGTCAATCAGCTGGACCTGCTGATGGTGCCTGGTCTGGCGTTTGACGGGCGGGGCCACCGGCTGGGTCATGGCTTCGGCTATTTTGACCGTTGCCTCGCGCGCCTCGGAACACGCATTCCCACCGTAGGGCTTGCCTACCGCTTTCAACTGCTCGAGCGCCTTCCAACCGCAGCGCACGACTGCGCCGTGTCGACCGTCCTCGCCGCCTAATTGGGGACTGTCCCCTACGGGGACTGTCCCCGGATGATGAGGTGACTAGACCATGATCGTTCTCTTCTGTGTCATTGCGTTAGGGATGGGTGTGGCTGTTGGCTACGCGATACGGCTGGCCCAGGGCCGCCGGTCGCTGACTGGCGCTGAGCAGCGATCTCAGCAGTTGTTGGAGGAGGCGACCCGGAAGGTTGAAGCGATCAAGAAGCAAGCCGAGCTTGACGCGAAGGAGCAGCTCGTGGCGATCCGGCAGGAGTTCGAGGAGAAGACGAAGGATCGCCGCGGCGAGCTCTCGCAGCTGGAGAAGCGGCTGCATCAGCGCGAGGAGATGCTGGACCGGAAGATCGATGTGCTGGATCGCAAAGACAAGGAGATTTCCGAGCGCGACAAGCAGTTCGCGGCGCGCGAGCAAGGCCTGAAGGCCAAAGATGACCATTTGGCCCAGCTCATCGCCGAGGAAAAAGAGAAGCTGAAGACCGTCGCGGGCTTGAGCGCTGAGGAAGCCAAGCAGCTGTTGCTCGCGCGCCTGGAGCAGGATTGCCGCTCCGAGGCCGGCAACATCATCAAGCACGTCGAGGAAGACACCAAGCGCGACGCCCAGACCGTGTCCAGGCGC includes:
- a CDS encoding 5-formyltetrahydrofolate cyclo-ligase; the encoded protein is MLRRLKRQKEEERRRKSRAIRRKLFRLAAFRKARMVGCYVGLPYEVQTWQLIEAMLAKGKRVAVPWVQPRTKRIMFSELRDPAMDLAPGAFRVWEPRPSARRPIPVNQLDLLMVPGLAFDGRGHRLGHGFGYFDRCLARLGTRIPTVGLAYRFQLLERLPTAAHDCAVSTVLAA